The segment GAACCTTTCCGCTTTCCTGTTGCACTTTCGAAAAGCCCTCGTTCGGCATGACGACAAAACCTGGTCGGTGTCATTGGGCGGGCACCAGCTCCGGCTTTTTTACCGGCGCGATATTCTCGACGCCGCGCAGATTGCCGTTCCGGAAACGTGGGAAGACTTAACACTCGCGATCGACAAACTGAACGACGTCGAATCAGCCAGGGAATTGACGCCGATTGTGATTCCGACGGCAGGCGAATCTGCTGGCCAGATGTTTATGGCACGAGTCGCCTGTCTGATTCGCGATCAGGGAAAATTGACCTCGTTCTTTGACCGTCGAACGATGGAGCCAACGGTTGCGTCCGCGCCTTTCGAAACCGCGCTCGAAGAGGTCAAGCGGTTGGCCGAGAAAACTGGCGGGACGTTTTCAGTAAGCGAAGTGTTCCAAAAGTTTGCTGCCGGGCAGGCCGTGTTTGCGATTGCGTGGCCGTCGCTGGACGAATCAATCGACGCGGATTCGATTGAAAAGGAGTCTGCGAAATGGGGCGTCGTACGTTTGCCGGGCTCACCATCGTTTTACGATCTCAAGGAGTCTCGCTGGTATAAACGCAGCAAAGACGAAGACGTCAAAGTGGACTTGCTGGGGATCGCTGCCAACAACATTTCGGTTGCTTCCGGAACGTCCAACGCCAAGGACGCGGCCGAGTTTGTGGTTTGGCTTACGAGCAAACGCAACAGCCAAAAGTTGCTTCAATCGACATCGGCTCCGTTTCGCGCGATCCATTTGGCGCGTGTCGGACAGTGGTATTCGATGGAGCAGGCGGATCGAAAGCTTCTGGATCAGCTGGCTGATTCGATTACCGAAACGCATGATTCCAGAATATTTCTGATGTTCCCGCAGCTACCGGGAAAGCGACAGTATCTGAAGATTCTGGACGACGCGGTCGCCGAATTCCTCGCGGATCAAGCCGGAGACGCCAAGGCGACACTCGGGCGCGTCGCCAAAGAATGGGAAAGTGTGACAGAATCGCACGGTCGGCAGTCGCAGATCAACGAGCTCCGTCGTGGGAACGGCATTTAGTCGCACCAATTCGTCCGGGCATGAGTCTGGTGAGTGAATTGCAGTTTGTTAACGTCGGTTAAGCGGCTAAACTGCGAGTCTCCAAAATGAGACTAGGAAAAACCGCCTCCGGAATCAGCATGGCTACCGAGACCCAAACTTCAGACAACAAGAAACAGCGCCCCAGCGATTCCGCCACAAAGTCGGCTGACGTCGATCGCGTCGCCAAGGACATTCACGTCGAAGATGAAAAGCTCGGGAAGTGGGAGCGAATTCCAAAACCCGAAGGCGTGAAGTCGGGCAGGATTCTTTGGGAGTACGTGCTTCCGGTCATCGCATTCCACTTGATGATTCCGTTAGCCTTCACCACCTACCTGTTCAGTTGGTGGGGAATTTTGTTTCTGCCAATCGGCAACTACATTTTCACGTCGATGGGCATCGGCGCCGGCTACCATCGGCTGCTCACGCACAAGGGATTCGATTGCCCGAAGTGGTTCGAGTACACGCTCGCGACGTTGGGCGTTTGCAGTTTTCAGGATTCACCAGCCCGTTGGGTTTTGGTCCATCGAGTTCACCACCAGCACAGCGATCACCAACCCGATCCACATACTCCGCACGTTAGCGGTTTCTGGTCACACATGGGCTGGTTGTTCGTCGACAACACTGACCTTTCAAAGATCTCTGCTTACGATCGATACTGCAAAGATTTGATGCGTGACAAATACTATATGTGGCTGCAAAAAGGCCAGATGTGGATCGCTGTTTACGCCGCGCACACGCTCCTGTTTGCTGTCGCCGGTGCGATCGTCGGATTGTTCACCGGTAACGTTTTGCAAATGACGGCACAGTTCTTTTTCTGGGGCGTGATCATGCGGACGATTTACACCTGGCATGTAACTTGGGCCATCAACAGCGCTGCTCACATGTGGGGCTATCGCAACTATGAGACTCGTGAAGACAGTCGCAACAACTGGCTGTTTGCGATCCTGACCAATGGAGAAGGTTGGCACAACAATCACCACGCCGATCCTCGAAGTGCTCGCCACGGACATCGTTGGTGGGAAGTCGACGTGACTTATCTGACGCTTGCTGGTTTGCAGAAGATTGGGCTGATCAGCAATCTTGCGACGCCTAACCATTCAGCGCTGGAAAGAAAATCGCTGGATTAGTGCGAGTTTGAGTGGCGTCGGTTGCTTCGTCACCTGGCTACCTTTTCACGTCGACGTATCAGTCTGATTTGCCCCGCGGCAGCACGCTGTGATTTTGGACTGCTGTGCTGTTGGACGGCTGTTCCTTGTCGGCAACCCGGACACCGTGATCGGATTGTCTTTTTGGCGCTGACACCAGGCCTAAATCTCTGTTGTTGCGATTCTCTGAAATTGCGACAATGCAGCCATGGGAAAAAGAATTGCACTCACCAATGGCCGGCGGCTGGTTGACGATGTCATCCGGATGGCGAACAGAACCCCTCTGGCGTCGATTGCGTGTGATTGGGAACTTCGCGAGGTCGCGCAGCTTCGCCGGATGGCCAAGCCGAGAATCAGCTGGAACGTTCTGGTTATGAAAGCGATGGCTGCCGTGGCCGAGCAGATGCCGATGCTGAAACAAGGCTACGTTTCATTTCCATGGGGACATCTCTACGAGCATCATCAGAGCGTCGGAATGATGACGATGTCTCGCCAATATAGAGGCGAAGAACGATTGCTTTTCGCACGGTTCAATGAGCCCAACAATCACACCTTGGTGGACTTGCAGGCTCAGTATGACTTCTATCGCAAAGCTCCAATCGAAGAGATTAAACAGTTTCGCCATCAGATCATGTTTGCAAAATGCCCGTCGCTCTTGCGCCGGTTCGCGTGGTGGGCTCTGTTCAATGTCTGGCCAGTGAAGCGAGCTTTTCACATGGGCACGTTCGGGATGAGCATCTCCGGGCATCGCGGCGCGTACGGCAGTAAGCACCTTGGTCCGAACACCGCGACGATCGGTGTCGATCCGATGCCCAAAAATGGAATCAGTCGGGCTCTGTTTACCTTCGATCATCGAGTTATCGACGGAGCGCCGGCGTCGGAAATCGTGTTGCGGACTCGAAACATTTTGAATACTGCGATTCGGCAAGAGCTGGCGAAAATGGCTGGTGTTCACCCGGCGACCCTGCAGCCACTCAAAAGAAACGCCGCCTAGCGAGTGATTCAGGCTCGTTCCGCAGTTCGAAGCCTGGGAATCTCTGCCCCGTGATGACATCGGTTTAGAAAATTGTTTGGAGAATGGCTGTCTCCAAATCGCCGTTGCGACGTGTAGTTGAATGAGCCCATGTTTCATTCAGACGAGACTTACGATGCGAAATTTTCTTACTGCCAGTGTAGCCGTCCTGTTTCTGTTCGCTGTCACCTTGTCGGTTAGCCAGCTACATAGTCAGTCACTTCAGGAAGAATCAAAGTCTCAAGGCCGCGACAATGTCGATGCGAAGCCACGTGGCGGAAACTGGCTTCGACGGCAAAAGCTTGAGCCGACTGGAGTTGAAGTTCAGCTCGAACACCAGGGACGCGATCGGAAGTATCGGATTCATGTACCCGATTCCGTAGATGCGGCGACGCCTGTTCCGCTGGTGATTTGTCTGCATGGCGGCGGCGGAAATTCCGATCAGGGATCCGTCATGGGAGTCACGCCATTGGCGGATGAGCACAACTTTATCGTGGTCTATCCAAACGCGATCGACAAGCATTGGAACTGTGGGCGCGACTCCGAACTGTTTCGCGAACACAATCGAACGATCGACGACGTTGACTTCCTCATGTCCATCGTTGCCAAAGTACGTAAACAGTATCGTGTTGACGAAAAGCGGATATTCGCCGTTGGCGTTTCCAATGGCGGCTTTATGACTCAGCGGCTTGCGATGGAACATCCCGAAACGTTTTCTGCCGTCGGCATCGTGATCGCAACCATGGCAGAGTCGCTTGAGAAAGACTTCAAACCGACGCTTCCAGTATCTGTTGTCTATATGAACGGCACGTCGGATCCACTTGTGCCGTACGACGGCGGAGCACTGACGGTCGACCTGTTTCCAAAACTTCGAAAAGCCATGAATCGAAAATTGGAGGACCGCGGAAGCTGCGTTTCGACCGACGCGGCAGTTGAGCACTGGGTGAAGCGGAACGGTATCAAAGCAAAGCCAGCGGTTTCGACTTTCGAAGATGTCAACGAGGAAGACGGCAGCACGGTCGAATTCAGTCTGTGGACCGGTGGACAGCAGGGAACTGCGGTTGGGCTCTACAAAGTCATCGGCGGAGGGCACGGCATTCCAGGCCGTCCCCAGCGAATGGAAAGAGTGGTCGGCACGTATAATCAGGACGTCGATGGCTGGGCAGAAATCTGGAAGTTTCTCAACGATCACCATCGTGGCCACGAACAGAAATCGATAAACAAACAGTCCGATCTGAAACGCGGCGCGAAAGCCGTTTCGAGGTAGTG is part of the Mariniblastus fucicola genome and harbors:
- a CDS encoding ABC transporter substrate-binding protein encodes the protein MKTTFGIKPGTAIWLLFAAGAAILAIAGCDANTESGFATSEETDDKVLYTPEPLKLLAIGVPDFDAEISRQWAAERDGDLKIEHLSLDEFDTSDASQADVDLILHPSTINADLVSRGMVRVFPRDGLDDPEMNLSAFLLHFRKALVRHDDKTWSVSLGGHQLRLFYRRDILDAAQIAVPETWEDLTLAIDKLNDVESARELTPIVIPTAGESAGQMFMARVACLIRDQGKLTSFFDRRTMEPTVASAPFETALEEVKRLAEKTGGTFSVSEVFQKFAAGQAVFAIAWPSLDESIDADSIEKESAKWGVVRLPGSPSFYDLKESRWYKRSKDEDVKVDLLGIAANNISVASGTSNAKDAAEFVVWLTSKRNSQKLLQSTSAPFRAIHLARVGQWYSMEQADRKLLDQLADSITETHDSRIFLMFPQLPGKRQYLKILDDAVAEFLADQAGDAKATLGRVAKEWESVTESHGRQSQINELRRGNGI
- a CDS encoding alpha/beta hydrolase family esterase, translating into MRNFLTASVAVLFLFAVTLSVSQLHSQSLQEESKSQGRDNVDAKPRGGNWLRRQKLEPTGVEVQLEHQGRDRKYRIHVPDSVDAATPVPLVICLHGGGGNSDQGSVMGVTPLADEHNFIVVYPNAIDKHWNCGRDSELFREHNRTIDDVDFLMSIVAKVRKQYRVDEKRIFAVGVSNGGFMTQRLAMEHPETFSAVGIVIATMAESLEKDFKPTLPVSVVYMNGTSDPLVPYDGGALTVDLFPKLRKAMNRKLEDRGSCVSTDAAVEHWVKRNGIKAKPAVSTFEDVNEEDGSTVEFSLWTGGQQGTAVGLYKVIGGGHGIPGRPQRMERVVGTYNQDVDGWAEIWKFLNDHHRGHEQKSINKQSDLKRGAKAVSR
- a CDS encoding acyl-CoA desaturase: MATETQTSDNKKQRPSDSATKSADVDRVAKDIHVEDEKLGKWERIPKPEGVKSGRILWEYVLPVIAFHLMIPLAFTTYLFSWWGILFLPIGNYIFTSMGIGAGYHRLLTHKGFDCPKWFEYTLATLGVCSFQDSPARWVLVHRVHHQHSDHQPDPHTPHVSGFWSHMGWLFVDNTDLSKISAYDRYCKDLMRDKYYMWLQKGQMWIAVYAAHTLLFAVAGAIVGLFTGNVLQMTAQFFFWGVIMRTIYTWHVTWAINSAAHMWGYRNYETREDSRNNWLFAILTNGEGWHNNHHADPRSARHGHRWWEVDVTYLTLAGLQKIGLISNLATPNHSALERKSLD